Proteins encoded by one window of Brevibacterium atlanticum:
- a CDS encoding glutamate-5-semialdehyde dehydrogenase, whose translation MTAAAEIHPKTVRGVTRIARNAKAAASRLATTPTAEKNTALSAVAAALRANTDRIVAANEADIAAGIDNGMNEALLDRLRLDADRIAAIADSVDAVVDLADPVGDVVLGRTLPNGIRLTQARVPLGVIGAIYEARPNVTVDIAVLALKAGNASVLRGGSAAQNSNAEIITILRDAVSSAGLPADTINGIDQYGRDGANVLMHARDFVDLLIPRGGAELINMVVQESIVPVIETGVGNVHMFIDSTATVKTAVDLVLNSKTQRPSVCNSLETLLVHEKAAKRVLPKVLDRLDAEGVIVHADSDVAVHAPSSMKIKRVSRRDWAKEYLGLEIAIKLVSGIEEAIDHIRAYSSGHTEVIVTKDLDNADTFVAAIDAAAVGVNVSTRFTDGGELGFGAEVGISTQKLHARGPMGLEQLTTTKWVMMGNGQIRS comes from the coding sequence ATGACAGCAGCAGCCGAGATCCACCCGAAGACCGTGCGCGGTGTGACCCGGATCGCGCGCAATGCCAAAGCCGCCGCGAGCCGGCTGGCAACGACCCCGACGGCGGAGAAGAACACGGCACTGTCCGCCGTCGCCGCAGCCCTGCGGGCGAACACCGACCGCATCGTCGCCGCCAACGAAGCCGACATCGCCGCCGGCATCGACAACGGCATGAACGAGGCGCTGCTCGATCGGCTGCGCCTCGACGCCGATCGCATCGCAGCGATCGCCGATTCCGTCGATGCCGTCGTCGACCTCGCCGACCCTGTCGGAGACGTCGTCCTCGGCCGCACCCTGCCCAACGGCATCCGCCTGACCCAGGCCCGCGTGCCCTTGGGCGTCATCGGTGCGATCTACGAAGCTCGCCCCAATGTCACCGTCGACATCGCCGTCCTCGCTCTGAAAGCCGGCAACGCCTCGGTGCTGCGTGGGGGATCGGCGGCGCAGAACTCGAACGCCGAGATCATCACCATCCTCCGCGACGCGGTCTCCTCCGCCGGTCTGCCCGCCGATACGATCAACGGCATCGACCAGTACGGACGCGACGGGGCCAACGTGCTCATGCATGCCCGCGACTTCGTCGATCTGCTCATTCCCCGCGGCGGTGCCGAACTCATCAACATGGTCGTCCAGGAGTCGATCGTTCCGGTCATCGAGACCGGCGTGGGCAACGTGCATATGTTCATCGACTCGACGGCGACGGTGAAGACCGCCGTCGACCTCGTGCTCAACTCGAAGACCCAGCGGCCCAGCGTGTGCAACTCGCTCGAGACCCTGCTCGTCCACGAGAAGGCGGCGAAGCGTGTGCTCCCGAAGGTCCTCGACCGTCTCGACGCCGAAGGCGTCATCGTCCACGCGGATTCCGACGTCGCTGTGCATGCGCCGTCGTCGATGAAGATCAAGCGCGTATCCCGTCGGGACTGGGCCAAGGAATACCTCGGCCTCGAGATCGCGATCAAACTGGTCTCGGGCATCGAAGAGGCCATCGACCACATCCGCGCCTACAGCTCCGGACACACCGAGGTGATCGTGACGAAGGACCTCGACAACGCCGACACCTTCGTCGCCGCCATCGACGCCGCGGCGGTGGGTGTGAACGTCTCGACACGCTTCACCGACGGCGGCGAGCTCGGATTCGGCGCCGAGGTCGGGATTTCGACACAGAAGCTCCACGCCCGCGGTCCTATGGGTCTCGAGCAGCTCACGACCACGAAGTGGGTGATGATGGGCAACGGGCAGATCCGTTCCTGA
- the nadD gene encoding nicotinate-nucleotide adenylyltransferase: MAEHRRRVGVMGGTFDPIHHGHLVAASEVQATFDLDEVVFVPTGRPYQKDVEEVTSPEHRYLMTVIATASNPRFTVSRADVDRPGPTYTIDTLRDLARSYGPETELFFITGADALAQILTWKNVDELFSLAHFVGVSRPGHELRGEGLPVDRLSLVQIPALAISSTDCRQRVMDGAPVWYLVPDGVVQYIAKYELYRSENG; this comes from the coding sequence ATGGCAGAGCACAGACGCAGAGTCGGTGTCATGGGCGGCACCTTCGACCCCATCCACCACGGCCACCTCGTTGCGGCCAGTGAGGTCCAAGCGACCTTCGACCTCGACGAAGTGGTGTTCGTTCCCACCGGGCGCCCCTACCAGAAGGATGTCGAAGAGGTCACGAGCCCCGAACACCGGTACCTGATGACGGTGATCGCGACGGCTTCGAATCCGAGGTTCACGGTCTCCCGGGCTGATGTCGATCGGCCCGGTCCGACCTACACGATCGACACGCTGCGCGACCTCGCCCGCAGCTACGGTCCGGAGACGGAGTTGTTCTTCATCACCGGCGCGGACGCTTTGGCTCAGATCCTGACGTGGAAGAATGTGGATGAGCTGTTTTCCTTGGCGCACTTCGTCGGGGTCAGTCGTCCGGGGCACGAACTCCGAGGCGAGGGACTGCCGGTGGATCGGCTGAGCCTCGTGCAGATTCCGGCACTGGCGATATCGTCCACGGATTGCAGACAACGGGTGATGGATGGTGCGCCCGTCTGGTACCTCGTACCTGACGGAGTCGTGCAGTACATCGCGAAATACGAGTTGTACAGGAGTGAGAATGGCTGA
- the rsfS gene encoding ribosome silencing factor, which translates to MSEIADSTQLLRTAAKAADDKLGTDIIGLDVSSTLYITDAFLIVSADNERQIGAIIDAVEEAVQRGHDLTPLRREGRGGDWVLLDFGEIVVHVFSAEQREYYALERLWKDVPVIDLQLQEPGEQDSDETSADAPR; encoded by the coding sequence GTGAGCGAGATCGCCGATTCCACCCAACTGCTGAGAACCGCCGCGAAAGCCGCGGACGACAAGCTCGGCACCGACATCATCGGACTCGATGTGAGCTCCACGCTCTACATCACCGATGCGTTCCTCATCGTCTCCGCCGACAACGAACGCCAGATCGGCGCGATCATCGACGCCGTCGAAGAAGCGGTCCAACGCGGACACGACCTCACGCCGCTGCGGCGCGAAGGCCGCGGCGGCGACTGGGTGCTCCTCGACTTCGGTGAGATCGTCGTCCACGTCTTCTCCGCCGAACAGCGCGAATACTATGCGCTCGAACGGCTGTGGAAGGACGTACCCGTCATCGATCTCCAGCTGCAGGAGCCCGGCGAGCAGGATTCTGACGAGACCAGCGCCGACGCACCCCGATGA
- a CDS encoding histidine phosphatase family protein, translating into MTAKTVLFWRHGQTDCNVEGRFQGQTDVPLNDTGRRQAEETARRLSELSPELIVASDLSRAAETAEKLADIVGIATVRDARLRETAFGQWEGSTRAEVAETWPDELAEWISGADVAPPGGESRSESGHRVAAAITDIVEKSTVDTIAIVAHGAVLRGAAEILLGLTGTGRIGVLGNCGHGEFGFSERGWVLRSWGTTLR; encoded by the coding sequence ATGACCGCGAAGACGGTTCTGTTCTGGCGCCACGGCCAGACCGACTGCAACGTCGAGGGACGTTTCCAGGGACAGACCGACGTCCCGCTCAACGACACCGGCCGCAGGCAGGCCGAAGAGACGGCTCGACGTCTCTCCGAGCTCAGCCCCGAACTCATCGTCGCCTCCGATCTCTCCCGCGCCGCGGAGACCGCCGAGAAGCTGGCTGACATCGTCGGCATCGCAACAGTCCGCGACGCGCGGCTGCGTGAAACCGCGTTCGGGCAGTGGGAAGGATCGACCCGCGCCGAGGTGGCCGAAACCTGGCCCGATGAGCTGGCCGAATGGATCTCCGGGGCCGATGTCGCACCCCCGGGCGGTGAATCGCGGTCCGAGTCCGGACACCGGGTCGCCGCGGCCATCACCGACATCGTCGAGAAGTCGACCGTCGACACGATCGCCATCGTCGCCCACGGTGCCGTGCTGCGCGGCGCCGCCGAGATCCTCCTCGGACTCACCGGCACCGGTCGGATCGGAGTCCTCGGCAACTGTGGGCACGGCGAATTCGGATTCTCCGAACGCGGATGGGTGCTGCGCAGCTGGGGCACGACGCTGCGCTGA
- a CDS encoding glycosyltransferase family 4 protein: protein MSKSTIRSQQARRLSVFFDARFTRTTHHDGISRYGSCLLAALLEAVEGTEIDVTAIISDEAQLALLPDCRWVRLSDPTSPAEVAIAGRLNALGADVVFSTMQTMGSTGRRYGLILTIHDLIYYSHPQPPADLPLPIRLLWRAYHLSYGPQRLLLNRADAVAAVSETTKDLIEDHRLTKRPVQVVSNAAEVPAAQPRTVSRHDAQKLIYMGAFLPYKNVESLIRALEHLPGWTLHIASRIEGRREAQLRALIPDRARVVFHRGISDEDYATLLDEATALVTASREEGFGLPVIEAMARGVPVAVSDIPIFREIAAEAAVYFDPDDPASIAEAVRALTDEQVWERHSADGRERSQAFDWDSSARSLIELIRSVAAQREQRG from the coding sequence ATGAGCAAAAGCACAATCAGGTCCCAACAGGCGCGACGGCTGTCGGTGTTCTTCGATGCGCGCTTCACTCGCACGACGCATCACGATGGGATCTCCCGCTACGGATCGTGTCTGCTGGCCGCCCTTCTCGAGGCCGTCGAGGGCACGGAGATCGATGTCACGGCCATCATCAGCGATGAGGCGCAGCTCGCGCTCCTCCCCGACTGTCGGTGGGTCAGGCTGAGCGATCCCACCTCCCCCGCCGAGGTGGCGATCGCCGGCCGACTCAATGCGCTGGGCGCCGACGTCGTGTTCTCCACGATGCAGACCATGGGGTCGACCGGCCGCCGCTACGGACTCATCCTCACCATCCACGATCTCATCTACTATTCCCATCCGCAGCCTCCAGCAGACCTGCCGCTGCCGATCCGACTGCTGTGGCGCGCCTACCATCTCAGCTACGGGCCGCAGCGGCTGCTGCTCAATCGCGCCGATGCCGTCGCCGCCGTGTCGGAGACGACGAAGGACCTCATCGAGGACCACCGGCTGACGAAGCGCCCGGTGCAGGTGGTGTCGAATGCCGCCGAGGTGCCCGCCGCGCAGCCGCGCACCGTGAGCCGTCATGATGCGCAGAAGCTCATCTACATGGGTGCGTTCCTGCCGTACAAGAACGTCGAATCCCTCATCCGGGCCCTCGAGCACCTGCCGGGCTGGACCCTGCACATCGCCAGCCGGATCGAGGGCAGGCGGGAAGCGCAGCTGCGTGCGCTCATCCCCGATCGGGCGCGAGTCGTCTTCCACCGCGGAATCAGCGATGAAGACTATGCGACGCTCCTCGATGAGGCGACCGCACTGGTGACGGCGTCGAGGGAGGAGGGTTTCGGTCTGCCGGTCATCGAGGCGATGGCCCGAGGAGTGCCCGTTGCGGTCTCGGACATTCCGATCTTCCGGGAGATCGCCGCCGAGGCTGCCGTCTACTTCGATCCCGACGATCCGGCCTCGATCGCCGAGGCGGTGCGTGCGCTCACGGACGAGCAGGTGTGGGAGCGTCATTCGGCGGACGGGCGTGAGCGCTCACAGGCCTTCGACTGGGACTCTTCGGCGCGTTCCCTCATCGAACTCATCCGCTCGGTCGCGGCGCAGCGGGAACAGCGGGGCTGA
- a CDS encoding DUF4040 family protein, protein MILTIIALAALVILTPFLTRIAGRASGWPLAVAYLGVAALFTPTAAEVMAGNTPEVSYPWIPSLGVDLALRADGIGVIFTYIALIIGALVFAYSTSYLPHGRNTSFYWLMVIFTFSMVALVLSNDILVLFVSWELTSLASFFLIARSGSPGQAPALRTMLFTFIGGLSLLVATGVVIAVTGTTRLSDAIGSPVWAGQPAVTTLVALLVGIAAMTKSAQFPFHPWLPDAMAAATPVSAYLHAAAVVKAGIFLMLRFSPTFHATPAWNALLIVAGLITACLGGWFALNQHDVKKLMAYSTVSQLGLITAVIGVGTEAAIAAATLHVIAHALFKSGLFMMVGVVDHLAGTRDLARIPGLMRTAPVSFAVMIIGCASMAGIPPLLGFVSKESLFTALRDAPGGAWGGWIALLVAVGASVLTFAYCAKTVWGSFIDGREPEPQRIHSGSPVMLGAAALPILASIPLSFVLFVFDTPLNQVVTAAIPTADSAVHLALWHGLTIELFASVLIIAIGIVIILRRSRVFAFFHRATPGFDGADVIDGLDSGLRRLGHGLSAFVRPANSGPYLAMSLAGLSLLALAAIPAVYADLPRLQEGLSRPVDIILLILITVAVLVVCSSHSRLTTVVALSAVGILATVQILALGAPDVTLTQLLVEAMTIIVIMLVLQKLPRSFWRYPKRQQSPRLIFAILVGASVTALTLVLNGRRERSDLGRYYLDRAPEISGGHNIVNTILVEFRALDTLGELTVLGMAGIAIVAVMSTVKDKFIDPPAENIPEPPRPPWVSIRPKGTTAYRAVHEAWPNVVPLQLTIKVLGPLLAVTSLVIFWRGHNSPGGGFIAALVGSAVIGLAYLSTAKDRAIGPPRAPLYLIGSGVATAVVTGILGLVFAGSFLEPLHADFAGQHWTTSMLFDVGVYLAVLGLMLLSFNILGVSDSAATPAGDDVLTNGIIRRDVERTRERADELLYGELAGPMDAIRGERPEQSRRRSEASTEHKVRARSRHILRGDPPTDGEERP, encoded by the coding sequence ATGATCCTCACCATTATCGCACTTGCCGCGCTCGTCATCCTCACACCCTTCCTCACCCGCATCGCCGGGCGGGCCAGCGGCTGGCCGCTGGCCGTTGCCTATCTGGGTGTGGCGGCTCTGTTCACTCCCACCGCCGCCGAGGTGATGGCCGGGAACACTCCGGAAGTCTCCTATCCGTGGATTCCGAGCCTCGGCGTGGATCTCGCGCTGCGCGCCGACGGCATCGGCGTGATCTTCACCTACATCGCGCTGATCATCGGTGCGCTCGTGTTCGCGTATTCGACGAGCTATCTGCCACACGGGCGGAATACGAGCTTCTACTGGCTGATGGTGATCTTCACCTTCTCGATGGTCGCGCTCGTGCTCAGCAACGACATCCTCGTGCTCTTCGTCAGCTGGGAGCTCACCTCCCTCGCGTCGTTCTTCCTCATCGCCCGCTCCGGATCACCCGGCCAGGCGCCAGCCCTGCGGACCATGCTCTTCACCTTCATCGGTGGACTGAGCCTGCTGGTCGCGACCGGAGTGGTCATCGCCGTCACCGGCACGACCCGTCTCAGTGACGCCATCGGCTCACCCGTATGGGCTGGCCAGCCGGCCGTGACCACGCTCGTCGCCCTGCTCGTGGGCATCGCGGCGATGACGAAGTCCGCACAGTTCCCGTTCCACCCCTGGCTGCCCGACGCCATGGCTGCGGCCACACCCGTGTCCGCGTACCTGCACGCCGCCGCCGTGGTCAAGGCGGGCATCTTCCTCATGCTGCGGTTCTCACCGACCTTCCACGCCACACCCGCGTGGAACGCACTGCTCATCGTCGCCGGGCTCATCACCGCGTGCCTGGGAGGCTGGTTCGCACTCAACCAGCACGACGTGAAGAAGCTCATGGCCTATTCGACGGTCTCGCAGCTCGGCCTCATCACCGCCGTCATCGGAGTCGGCACCGAGGCGGCCATCGCCGCCGCGACCCTCCACGTCATCGCCCACGCGCTGTTCAAATCCGGACTGTTCATGATGGTCGGCGTCGTCGACCACCTCGCCGGCACCCGCGACCTCGCCCGGATCCCGGGACTCATGCGCACCGCACCCGTGTCGTTTGCCGTGATGATCATCGGCTGCGCGTCGATGGCCGGGATCCCGCCGCTGCTCGGGTTCGTCTCGAAGGAATCCCTGTTCACCGCGCTGCGCGATGCACCCGGTGGGGCCTGGGGCGGATGGATCGCCCTCCTCGTCGCCGTCGGCGCCTCCGTGCTGACCTTCGCCTACTGCGCGAAGACGGTGTGGGGCAGCTTCATCGACGGTCGGGAACCGGAGCCGCAGCGGATCCACAGCGGCTCACCGGTCATGCTCGGTGCGGCGGCGCTGCCGATCCTCGCGTCGATCCCGCTGAGCTTCGTGCTCTTCGTCTTCGACACCCCGCTCAACCAGGTCGTCACCGCGGCGATCCCGACCGCGGACTCCGCCGTACACCTGGCTCTGTGGCACGGTCTGACCATCGAGCTGTTCGCCTCAGTGCTCATCATCGCGATCGGCATCGTCATCATCCTCCGCCGGTCCCGGGTGTTCGCGTTCTTCCACCGCGCCACCCCTGGCTTCGACGGCGCCGATGTCATCGACGGGCTCGACTCGGGGCTGCGCCGCCTCGGGCACGGACTCTCGGCGTTCGTGCGCCCGGCGAACTCCGGACCGTATCTCGCGATGTCGCTGGCCGGGCTGAGCCTGCTCGCCCTCGCTGCGATCCCTGCCGTGTACGCGGATCTGCCGCGACTCCAGGAGGGGCTGAGCCGACCGGTCGACATCATCCTCCTCATCCTCATCACGGTCGCCGTCCTCGTCGTGTGCTCATCGCATTCGCGCCTGACCACAGTCGTGGCGCTGTCTGCCGTCGGGATCCTGGCCACGGTGCAGATCCTCGCTCTCGGCGCCCCCGACGTCACGCTGACCCAGCTGCTCGTCGAGGCGATGACGATCATCGTCATCATGCTCGTGCTGCAGAAGCTGCCGCGGTCCTTCTGGCGCTACCCGAAGAGACAGCAGAGCCCCCGGCTGATCTTCGCGATCCTCGTGGGAGCCTCGGTGACCGCGCTGACGCTCGTACTCAACGGACGGCGGGAACGTTCCGACCTCGGCCGGTACTATCTCGATCGGGCACCGGAGATCAGCGGCGGTCACAACATCGTCAACACCATCCTCGTGGAGTTCCGCGCGCTTGACACCCTCGGCGAACTCACGGTGCTCGGGATGGCCGGCATCGCCATCGTCGCGGTGATGTCGACGGTCAAGGACAAGTTCATCGATCCGCCGGCGGAGAACATCCCTGAACCTCCGCGCCCGCCGTGGGTGTCGATCCGGCCGAAGGGCACCACGGCCTATCGCGCCGTCCACGAGGCCTGGCCGAATGTCGTCCCGCTGCAGCTGACCATCAAAGTCCTCGGACCGCTTCTGGCCGTGACCTCGCTCGTCATCTTCTGGCGGGGGCACAACTCGCCCGGCGGCGGCTTCATCGCCGCCCTCGTCGGTTCGGCCGTCATCGGTCTCGCCTATCTGTCGACGGCGAAGGACCGCGCGATCGGTCCACCTCGCGCACCTCTCTACCTCATCGGCTCGGGCGTGGCCACAGCCGTGGTGACAGGAATCCTCGGCCTCGTCTTCGCCGGGTCCTTCCTCGAGCCGCTGCATGCGGATTTCGCGGGCCAGCATTGGACGACGTCGATGCTCTTCGACGTCGGCGTCTACCTCGCGGTGCTCGGACTCATGCTGCTGTCGTTCAACATCCTCGGCGTCTCGGATTCGGCCGCGACGCCGGCCGGTGACGATGTGCTCACCAACGGCATCATCCGCCGCGACGTCGAACGCACTCGCGAACGCGCCGACGAACTCCTCTACGGTGAACTCGCCGGCCCGATGGATGCGATCCGCGGGGAACGACCCGAGCAGAGCCGACGGAGGTCGGAGGCCTCGACCGAGCACAAGGTGCGAGCGAGATCGCGACACATCCTCCGTGGGGATCCGCCCACCGACGGGGAGGAGAGGCCATGA
- a CDS encoding sodium:proton antiporter encodes MILALTIGVLTTGGVYLMMQRSMVRGVFGLTLISHAANFILLSAGVGAWRGEPLAGRGGLEAAADPLPQAFVLTAIVITLAVTIFMLALAVLGHDDDQKRNPETGEERDS; translated from the coding sequence ATGATCCTCGCACTCACGATCGGAGTCCTCACCACCGGCGGTGTCTACCTGATGATGCAGCGGTCGATGGTCAGGGGAGTCTTCGGGCTCACCCTCATCTCCCACGCCGCGAACTTCATCCTCCTCTCGGCCGGTGTCGGCGCCTGGAGGGGCGAACCTTTGGCCGGGCGCGGCGGCCTTGAGGCGGCCGCAGACCCACTGCCGCAGGCGTTCGTGCTCACCGCCATCGTCATCACCCTGGCTGTGACGATCTTCATGCTCGCCCTGGCCGTCCTCGGCCACGACGATGACCAGAAGCGCAATCCCGAGACCGGAGAGGAGCGTGACTCATGA
- a CDS encoding monovalent cation/H+ antiporter subunit D family protein, whose translation MSSALLLLLIGIPLLSSALSVLITSRTFDRVLLLGVPLFVGSSGIGLLGLHRDTPVIAHSVGDYVPGLAIVFVSDTFTALMLVLTSLVALISCLFLITTGEDQYRFVPALILMMLTGVYGALLTGDLFNFFVFVEVMMLPAYALIAVTGTWRRLGIGRIYVMVNLLTSTMLLIGVGFVYGATGTVNLAVLAQMGTPTGQAGLALGIVLLSLFIKAGGAPFHGWLVRSYPNTSAGMMSLFSGLHSKVGLYAIYRICTTIYGEPAPWVSVLLVLAVASILVGAVSGFGQSRVRNVLGFQMTAGVGHILLGVTLLTSAALGAGAFYMIHHMITMSGILLIMGAVEQTYGTGSFTKLTGLASRERWASVLMILGLFSLIGLPPTSGLWGKVGLITAATDTGGGLGWTLVAAIVLGALISLLALQRTWRNTFWGPPMQSYRPDSAETGRAPAEPIMRSVRIPARLLVPATIMIALSVALFAFPEPLLDITHRAADGLLDHSDYIEAVMTP comes from the coding sequence ATGAGCTCCGCACTGCTGCTTCTGCTCATCGGCATCCCGCTGCTGTCCTCGGCGCTGAGCGTGCTCATCACCTCCCGCACCTTTGACCGCGTGCTGCTGCTCGGTGTTCCTCTCTTCGTCGGCAGCAGCGGTATCGGACTCCTCGGACTCCACCGCGACACCCCGGTCATCGCCCATTCGGTCGGCGACTACGTGCCGGGGTTGGCGATCGTGTTCGTCTCGGATACATTCACCGCGCTCATGCTCGTGCTCACTTCCCTGGTCGCCCTCATCAGCTGCCTGTTCCTCATCACCACCGGCGAGGACCAGTACCGCTTCGTTCCCGCGCTCATCCTGATGATGCTCACCGGCGTCTACGGCGCCCTGCTGACCGGGGATCTGTTCAACTTCTTCGTCTTCGTCGAAGTCATGATGCTGCCGGCCTATGCGCTCATCGCCGTCACCGGCACGTGGCGCAGGCTCGGCATCGGCCGCATCTACGTCATGGTCAACCTGCTCACCTCGACGATGCTGCTCATCGGCGTCGGCTTCGTCTACGGCGCCACCGGCACGGTCAACCTCGCCGTCCTCGCGCAGATGGGCACACCCACCGGGCAGGCGGGTCTGGCACTGGGGATCGTGCTGCTCTCCCTGTTCATCAAGGCGGGAGGCGCACCGTTCCACGGGTGGCTCGTGCGCAGCTATCCGAACACCTCGGCGGGCATGATGTCCCTGTTCTCCGGCCTGCACTCGAAGGTCGGGCTGTACGCGATCTACCGCATCTGCACCACGATCTACGGCGAACCGGCACCGTGGGTGAGTGTTCTGCTCGTCCTCGCCGTCGCCAGCATCCTCGTCGGTGCCGTCTCCGGCTTCGGGCAGAGCCGCGTGCGCAACGTCCTCGGTTTCCAGATGACCGCCGGAGTCGGGCACATCCTGCTCGGCGTCACCCTGCTCACCTCGGCCGCCCTCGGCGCCGGAGCGTTCTATATGATCCACCACATGATCACGATGTCGGGAATCCTGCTCATCATGGGCGCGGTGGAACAGACCTACGGCACGGGATCGTTCACGAAACTGACCGGACTGGCCTCACGCGAACGGTGGGCGAGCGTGCTGATGATCCTCGGGCTCTTCTCCCTCATCGGACTGCCGCCCACCTCGGGGCTGTGGGGCAAGGTCGGGCTCATCACCGCCGCCACGGACACCGGCGGCGGCCTCGGCTGGACCCTGGTGGCGGCCATCGTCCTCGGCGCACTGATCAGCCTGCTCGCTCTGCAGAGGACCTGGCGCAACACGTTCTGGGGCCCGCCCATGCAGAGCTACCGACCCGATTCGGCCGAGACGGGCCGGGCACCCGCCGAACCCATCATGCGCAGCGTGCGCATCCCCGCTCGCCTGCTCGTGCCCGCCACGATCATGATCGCACTCTCCGTGGCACTCTTCGCCTTCCCCGAGCCGCTGCTCGACATCACCCACCGGGCCGCCGACGGCCTGCTCGACCACAGTGACTACATCGAGGCGGTGATGACTCCATGA
- a CDS encoding Na+/H+ antiporter subunit E: MMRIIHGIGYVAYILWAVLTGSFTIVARLVRTDYAAPMIVELPMRCATDLEVTLFASSITITPGTLVTAIAAGTSASPPVIFVHALFEDSEEAALAGLIDMETRLLAMTRGRAPGTQTESEGDRS, from the coding sequence ATGATGCGCATCATCCACGGCATCGGCTACGTGGCCTACATCCTCTGGGCCGTCCTCACCGGCTCGTTCACCATCGTCGCCCGACTGGTGCGCACCGACTATGCCGCACCGATGATCGTCGAGCTGCCGATGCGGTGCGCCACCGACCTCGAAGTCACTCTCTTCGCCTCCTCGATCACCATCACGCCCGGCACCCTCGTCACGGCGATCGCCGCGGGCACCTCGGCGAGTCCGCCGGTGATCTTCGTCCATGCTCTGTTCGAGGACTCCGAAGAAGCCGCACTCGCCGGGCTCATCGACATGGAGACACGTCTGCTTGCGATGACCAGGGGACGGGCCCCGGGAACGCAGACCGAGAGCGAAGGGGACCGGTCATGA
- a CDS encoding monovalent cation/H+ antiporter complex subunit F produces MTIVVSICAIILAAAIIIGLIRVLTARDQGSRAVVSDLIYFSSIAIVTMLGIAVSSSIVIDVVFLASMVGILATIALSRILTRGHR; encoded by the coding sequence ATGACCATCGTCGTCAGCATCTGTGCGATCATCCTCGCCGCCGCCATCATCATCGGCCTCATCCGGGTGCTGACGGCGCGCGACCAGGGGTCACGCGCCGTGGTCTCCGACCTCATCTACTTCTCGTCGATTGCGATCGTGACGATGCTCGGCATCGCGGTGTCCTCCTCGATCGTCATCGACGTCGTGTTCCTCGCCTCGATGGTGGGTATCCTCGCCACGATCGCACTCTCGCGCATCCTCACCAGGGGGCACCGCTGA
- a CDS encoding cation:proton antiporter yields MSETLATVLVGIFGITGSLLLLASALAMFRVRDALSRINVFSPATGLGMPLIVAAAYVFDLYSTGFSWPSLLMAVVAVLCLIIVSSVASNTLARSTVLSGQPVYRKTNPNRLAHPPTGVIDVDPDAVVDPDADEG; encoded by the coding sequence ATGAGCGAAACACTGGCCACCGTCCTCGTCGGGATCTTCGGGATCACCGGTTCGCTGCTGCTGCTCGCCTCCGCGCTGGCGATGTTCCGGGTCCGCGACGCCCTGTCACGGATCAATGTGTTCTCCCCGGCCACCGGCCTGGGCATGCCGCTCATCGTGGCCGCCGCCTACGTCTTCGACCTGTACTCGACAGGCTTCTCGTGGCCGTCGCTGCTCATGGCCGTCGTCGCCGTGCTGTGTCTGATCATCGTGTCCTCGGTGGCCAGTAACACGCTCGCCCGCTCGACCGTGCTCTCCGGACAGCCTGTGTACCGCAAGACGAACCCGAACCGGTTGGCTCACCCGCCGACGGGCGTCATCGACGTCGATCCGGATGCCGTCGTCGACCCGGACGCCGACGAAGGCTGA